DNA from Pecten maximus chromosome 18, xPecMax1.1, whole genome shotgun sequence:
AAAAGTAAGTGTTGTTCGTACGTAGTCGCTCTTGGAAGCAATGCACTGGCAATGGCACCAATGCTCATAAAGAAAATGGGTATTGTTAGGACGCTCATGTGGGGGATCTTCTCACAGAATCCAGGCACCAGTCTGAAAACGGTACTGACCAGACTCATGAAGAAGTATAGAAATACCGATGTGGGTAAATCGAAACCCTTAGATTGCAGAACAGTAATGAGGAATATCAAGATAGAGTTAACTGAAGGAATTGCAATCAGCATAGCTGTggtaaacaaaatgtaaactttGTTGTTTGCTAGTGCTTTCAGTTTAAAGAGAAGTCCATCGTCTGAAGTGGAATGAAGAGAACTAGCGGTTGATATAGTCGTCACAACCGACAGTCGACTATTGttgttacatttatattgaaaacaggGAAAATATTTTCGAATGAAAGATGGCCTCTTGTTGTTACTACTTTCAGCTTCAGTTGCTTGAGGCGAGGATACGCCGACGTTGCGAGGTTTACATACCGCAAAACATGGGACCATATTTGCCATTAAGCCGGAGACAATTAACAAACATCCTCTCCAGCCGTACCTTCTTGTTAGAAAGTTGAGGATGTAAGGAAATATTGTTGATCCAAAACCAGACCCAAACGATATCAATGATAACGCTAACAGTTTTGACTTTCCGTCAAAGTATTCACCCACACTTGTCGATGCCGAAATATAGCAAGCCGATAGCCCAAGACCTATAAGcgaaacaaaaatattcaatattgttattaaaatgtAGTTGTCATTCAAATTTGTTTCAGTACCAATTCAAGTTTCATGAGATAAAGTCGCGgataattttaacatatttcatgaAAACAGTGTCGGTACCTGTGATGAATCCAAGCGTCATGATGAGGAAGAGAAGATTAGTCACAAAAAAGGCAAGCAGAAGTCCTAGGAAAGCTACAAATCCACCACAAACCCCGACCTTTCTTGCCCCGTATCTACTCACTGCAGTTCCCATTGGAAAAcctaaaataataatatatgatATTCACCAGgggccctgcaggtagggcgtaagaattgtacctgctgcccccattgcatgatcgtaagaggcgactaaatttcgGATCTTATCGTTTCTCTTCTTCCTGAACAACTTTatttttcctaatgtctcccttgacaatgcctcacttttggcctttagttgagcgttcgccgctgtgaggaaggctaagggttctgtcccctggccgagacataccagagtctgtaaccagagggatcttggcgcccaccattgaatgatatttataggttccatgtcagattgatcttttctctacttttcccttcctctaagtcttactaatctgtgtaaattcagaaacagccctctagtacttttcaaacaaggggaacctatatattaaatttaagatttagcaataatggctgtctgtcggccatgttgtttttggattggtcccaaaatgcaacaccagggaccaatttcagaaagatcccttcagcaatttctgataaatagctataacaaacttcaattgtcaaaatccaagatggctgccagtcggccatgttgttttcctattggtcccaagatgcaatatgcagaacaacagaccaaggggaacttacaaaaaaatttgagaaagatcccttcagtactttctcagaaatagcaataacaaagttcaattgtcaaaatccaagatggctgcctttcggccatgttgtttaccgattggtctcaatATGCTTAACTAAGccccaaggggaacctatatatgaaatttcagaaagatcccttcagtactttctgagaaatagcaataacaaacttcaattgtcaaaatccaagatggctgcctgtcggccatgttgttttccgataggtctcaaaatgcgatatgcatataactaggcaccaaggggaacctacatatgaaatttgagaaagatcccttcagtactttctgataaatagcgataacaaacttcaattgccaaaatccaagatggctccctgtcggccatgttgtttttcgattagtctaaaaatgcaatatgtataactaggcaccaaggggaacctacatatggaatttgagaaagatcccttcagtactttctgagaaatagcgataacaaacttcaattgttaaaatccaagatggctgcctgtcggccatgttgttttcagataggtctcaaaatgcaatatgcataactaggcaccaagggaaacctacatatgcaatttgagaaagatccctttagcactttctgagaaatagcgataacaagaattgtttacggactgacggacggacggacggaccacggacgtagggcgatttgaatagcccactatctgatgatggtgggctaaaaatggtagtttctgctcctgcttagcgctccATCTATTTATGCCCAACAATgccatatatagatataaggtggggatctcaatggttttaaaaatgtaaccaagaaactaagtccctagggCATagttttacaacatgattgtgtttatctcctGATAGGGAGAGGGTCAGAATAGGGGCTgctgtggccgagtggttaaggtgtaccgacactttatcactagccctccacctctgggttgcgagttcgaaacctacgtggggcagttgccaggtactgatcgtaggccggtggtttttctccgggtactccggctttcctccacctcctaaacctggcacgtccttaaatgaccctggctgttaataggacgttaaacaaaaacaaaccaaacaaaccaaagggTCAGAATCAATACTTATACAAactcagccccccccccccccccccccccaacaaaaTTGATATAGACTCTGGGATATTTAAGGGAAAGAGCCAGTGCGAGGCAGTGtcacagtttggtttggtttggtttattttgttaaacgttggagccaaggtcatttaaggacggcctcccgtgcgtgcgacatgcatacgtgtggtgagtgcggatgtgtgttttgggaggctgcggtatgttcgtattaagtctccttgtgataggccggaacttttgccgatttatcAGAGACATCTAGAAATATATCCCAAATTTAGCCTCAaaagatcatgcaatggggagGGGGCAATACAATTCAAACGTACTACCCGGAAGGCTAAACggtaaaaaaatgtattttgatgtGAATTGCCAATAAGgttcatttcaaatttattcCCTGGTTTACACAGCTATTTTGTTTTGCCGATGTTTATTTTCCAGCTTTCCTTAGATTACCACAGGATTGGCTCCCAACACTTACGAGTTCTAGAAAAGAAAGCGGTAttatagttgtttgatatttatttgatatctaTCTTTTAATTATGACATGTTTTCTAACGTCTGCCATTTCCGTCGTCTATGTCCAGCATCACAGTACCAAAGGACGTCACAATAGATTCACGTTCAATCTCGCCAAAGATAATACCCGGAGGAGCgagattttataaaaacgagCTAACTTgaaaacttttttgtcaatgtATACCAAACATTATAATCTAAGCATCATAACAGGAACAATGCCTAGAGGATAATTTACATTTGATCAATATCAATACTTGATACTGCATCGATATCTGGTGTAGAAAGATACACAATAAGCGGAAATAGAGTTTTTTCGCGCAAGAGGTGATCTGCTCCGTTACCATTGAACTAATAATAGTTTCAGAATATTGCATTTCGCAGTAAGTATTGTGGGTGCGACAATACATCACAAGAAAAAAGTTAATGCTAACATATCAAAGAAACTAATTCGTAATCGATTAAACGCGGCAAAATTTGGACAAAAATCAGTTATTCACTACAATTTGAAAGCTTCAAAATGCATACTGTTAATTTAACAAATAATGTATAACGTCTTACGTTACCTGCAATAAAGAACATTCCTGTCGCGACGGATTGAACTAATGATGTTTCCGCTTTACTTTTGCCGAATTCCTCCAAGAAAGCTACATTCAATACCGACATGTTAAAAGGAAATCCTGCGCAAATGAATAAATCCATGAAACCTGCAAACAAGACAAGCCACTTCCGATACGTCACCTCTGGATTTCCACCCTGGGTACTTGTCGACTGATAACTAagactgaaaaaaaaagatacaaatcAACATCGATACTTGGCCGTTTTAAATTATTCACTTTAATTTATAGATAATGCTTGTTTTAGAAATGTAATTAGAAGGCGAAAAAAACTTTCTCAACTTCCGGACTATATGTACATATTCTAAAAACAAAGTACAAATACCTCTCTGGTATCGACGCTTCACTGATTTTGCGGTATATTCCAACGGGAAATATATTTGAATCGTTTACTTTCTTTGATAATCCTCCATATTCCTGTTCGGTGTTTTTATTTGGAACTGTGTCTTCTTTTATAGCTGAATCCTCCATATCTGTGTTTGAAGTTGGTGTTAGGGAGTTTTCCATCTCAAAGTATGTCGTACATTTATAAGTAAACTTGAAATATCGTTGATCTGTGATGATTTTATCTTAACATTGAAAATTTAAAGTTTGTTTACAGACGAACAGTATAATAGACAATAGTATTATTGACTACTGACTTTTAGACATATAACTTCAAAAAGAACCTTTACATCTATCGGACAATCGAGTATCAACTAGAAAGCTCCAAGGATACCTGACCATTTAGTTTCGGTAGCTTGTCCGTTTATTGATCTTTAATAATGTTCATGACCtttaatatgtttatgtttaggAGCGCATGTTTCGAGCTGCCTGTCAACATCTTAATATTGTAATACACGCCTTCTCGCCTCAGGCGTTCCTTTCGTGTAAATGCGAACGtatctttatataacattaaatacaCATTTCATTGTAACTAATGATAGAGAAATGGCTAGCAGATGgcaattttcaattttgacaGGGTAAAGTTTCTCAGAAAGATAAGCCcggttttgtattgtataacgacAGATCAACAATTATTGTAATTTAAGGACGGATGCCATGCATGTGTGTAATGTATGCGTGCGTGTTTTGGAGGCAGCGGTATCTTTCGTGTTTTTCCCTTGTGGTAGCGCGaaactgaagcatactgccggagACATTCCGCAGGTCACCTATCCGGCCACATGGTATTAAATGACAACTGGCAAACAAGTCGTAAAACTCACCAAAAGGGTTATCGTTACGTAAAAGTAGTAAGTACCATTTTTAGACTGTGGCATGCTTTTGCCAGGGGACCGAGGCTTCTTTCGCAAGGGCGGATGTTCAACGAAAAGCCACACATGAACCATTGTCAACAATGTCATTTTGAAGAAGAAAGTATAGATAACAATAAGGTcctaaatttagtcgcctcttaagATCGTACAATGGGGCAGCAAGTACCACTACGTACCGGGCACCCACAGGAAGAGGCCGTCcgtaaatacaaacaaaaactcTGAACCTTTACCCCTCGGAGtcaaaaaatgttattttgaatACCATACTATATGCAGTTGACCTCAAAGTATCTTCATGCGAACAATATTCTTACACCAAGGGGGCCAAAGATGACCAAAATTCACACCCCTCATTTATTACAACTTAATTGAATAATGCAACTCATGGTGCTTGTTTCAATTACaatttgaattgaaaattaACCAAGCATAACCCGATGGTAATTTGTAACATTAATTCAGCTAGATATGCAGACAActtgtatataaactgtacatgtacatgtattcgaAATATTAAGAAAATACCTCTGTAATATCGACGGTGCCTCACTGATTTTGAGTTTTATTGCAACATTTGATAATTGTATCCGAACAGTTACTGTAAGTACTAAATTTTGGCTCCTAATCCGAAAACTACTTTCCCAGTTAATATTTCGTAATGTATATTGATGCATTGAATTTCACCGAAACTGATTGACAATTGTATACCATTCAGAAGGGTCGAAATTTTATATTTGACCATTTGAACCCGGTAGCATGCGTTTGTCGATCTTGCATGATGATGTTCGTGACCTTTAATATGATCGTATTCTAATGTATCCTTTACTATCGCGTCTATACATATCTTAATATTGTAATACACGGCTCGGGTTAGGTTATGCATTgctttatatgtaaatgtaaaattcTACAAACTACGACAAACTACGGTAAATAAAGTAGGATAGCTTGATGAAAACAATATCGTGGAATTCGTTTAATTCACTGAACATAAAGAGTAAGAAAGGGTGATATACATCATAACTTCATGATTGAATGATTTATGATGGTAAGTACGCATGTAATATAGTTGTCCAGAACATAACTTTCAAACCATGcataatttcatcaaacttcatacacaTCCCTACCACATCGAGGCGGAGTGCCGTGTGCAGGAACAGTAACTCATGCTTCTGTTTTCACAGACTTATTTACCTTGTCCGGAGCATAACTTTCAAACCATGCATGATAAATTCATCGAACTCCATACACATCAAGACAATATTGAGGCGGAGTGCAGTTTGCAAGAACCGTAACTCTTGCTTCCGTTTTCACTTAGTAATTCCTCTTTGTGAAAAAAATTTCTTCCATCAAGTATTGCTACAGAGGATATCAAAACGCAGCATTACAGAACCGTTACGTTGTCTTCGGTTTTTACATTTCGGTTTTCGGTTGATACAAGTATACAAAGTTGGGTTAGTAAGCTATTGTAGATTATTTTAAACAACCACTGAAAtgcaaaattttcatttttatatcagTTTTTGACATTACTTGAAAAACTTCTCTGCACAATATGACATATGCAGCATGGATTCATTATAAATTGGCTCcgtgatgatttttttttaagtgaatGATATTGAGGGTCTTGTATATTAGCGCTGATGCAATGTCATAACTGCAGGTACTTCTTAGCGCTCAGTATATTAGGACTGAAACGATTGGTTCGTCCGTGTCAGcttaatgtgaccaggtgggatTTCTTGCAAGGTGTCTTCGATGGTATGCTTCATTGAGGTAGCGCTATAAAATGGCAAAAGTTCCGTGTTGTCACAAAGAGACAAAACAACATCCCAAAGCACGCACACATTGACCGCATGCATGGATCTTTTGCGCATTGGAgcccgtccttaaatgacttaaAGGTGATAAAAACCCTACATCCATAAACATTCAAAAACGTATGccaaaatattaattattattcagaaaaaaaacattttgcattCATTTGAAAACAGACACATTTTCGCGAGTTGGCGAAATCCCCGAGTCTTTGCgtagttacttcccttcgtcTGTGACGTCATACTGGACAATTCCCGCTAGCTGTCAGATGCGTGCAGACGTCAACAAAAATGGTTCAGTGTGCTGCGTTGAACTGCACAAATAACACTAACGATGGGAAGAAAATAAGTATGTTTTTGTTCCCCAAGGACCAGAAACTTAGGAAAGCATGGACCATCAAACTCAAAAGGGACAAATTTTCGCCATCGCCACATACGagaatataccaacatcatTTGAACCGGAGTGTTTTGAGAGAGATCTGCGGTTAATGGCGTCGATCGGTTTCATCCCAAAACTGCTACGATTGAAGCCCGAAGCTATACCGACAATGTTTGATTATGCATCTCCTCACTCCTCTAGATCTACTCCATGTGAAGACAACTCATTCAATTCTGGAACACCCAGCAGAAAGAGAAGCAGGAATAATGTCGTCCAGAAAAGACGAAGACTGGAGGTAGGTTTcctaaattaaaataataagaTCACGTTCACGATACTATCGATTCCAGAATAAAGGTATACGTGTATTCTGTAAATCGTTTTAAAATAGCccaaatatttgtttaaacatatATGATATGTTTATCATGTTATTTAACTAGATAAGTTGAATTTATAATGATTACACAATTTGAATTTTGGTACATCATCGATGACAACAGTGGTGCATGTACAGATCTAGACTTGAATGAAGATGTCCCATCTACTGTCTACAGATATGAGCAGTGCCACATAGATACACAGACTTTCCCAGACAGAGTTGACAAATGTGTTGGCCCTGATACACCAATGCAGCTTTTTTCAACTGGTTGTCAAACAACTTACAGCTTAGTTGTGAGCATTCATAGATTGCAAATAATTGTTACAGTTTTCAACATAATGCTCAGCAGATAAGAGAataatcggcaaaagttccggcctatcacaaggagacttaacacgaacataccgcagcttcccaaaatacacatacgcactcaccacacgcatgcatgtcgcacgcacggggaggccgtccttaaatgcccttagctgttaataggacgttgaacaaaataaaccaaaccaaaccaaagataAGAGAAAAATACTGCATTTTATGGTAAAAGCATAAAACTCACTTAGACAATAGTGTGAACAGGAACACATTACAATATTAATGCAAAAAATATATGGGGGGGGTCagtataatttatattgacaCCCATATTTTCAATGTACATCATTTATAATactaatatttttgtaaattatatatgtatatgtcccTCATGTCTCTTTGGTTGCATTGGGTAATTGTTATACAGGTGggaaatataaatttatattcatGATATGTTTGTTAATTTCTAGATCATGATGATTCCTGGCATAATA
Protein-coding regions in this window:
- the LOC117316073 gene encoding monocarboxylate transporter 14-like, which encodes MENSLTPTSNTDMEDSAIKEDTVPNKNTEQEYGGLSKKVNDSNIFPVGIYRKISEASIPESLSYQSTSTQGGNPEVTYRKWLVLFAGFMDLFICAGFPFNMSVLNVAFLEEFGKSKAETSLVQSVATGMFFIAGFPMGTAVSRYGARKVGVCGGFVAFLGLLLAFFVTNLLFLIMTLGFITGLGLSACYISASTSVGEYFDGKSKLLALSLISFGSGFGSTIFPYILNFLTRRYGWRGCLLIVSGLMANMVPCFAVCKPRNVGVSSPQATEAESSNNKRPSFIRKYFPCFQYKCNNNSRLSVVTTISTASSLHSTSDDGLLFKLKALANNKVYILFTTAMLIAIPSVNSILIFLITVLQSKGFDLPTSVFLYFFMSLVSTVFRLVPGFCEKIPHMSVLTIPIFFMSIGAIASALLPRATTYEQHLLLLGMLGTMLGGTVTTLSVTTMKLVGTKNYSTGLGVSVTTVGISNTCAGPIAGYIRDITGSYNISYYVVSVALVVAMGFYLAAAVTRKCGRDSSENLQKYLESGRRGTRRRSSFLPWKGKVEFIF